A single Triticum dicoccoides isolate Atlit2015 ecotype Zavitan chromosome 2A, WEW_v2.0, whole genome shotgun sequence DNA region contains:
- the LOC119358777 gene encoding uncharacterized protein LOC119358777, producing the protein MLKGNTIDAFFKRKRGDSTECEVDEPIATKAIPVPPPLLLLEFEQHGPHPSMPQQQGHQTQTNEVQFRGIEFLQRDRALRPQIWQYPPNQRDDVRRAYLKLGIMQPRLKNYKAYGPEGRKRGCKYDWFKDFPSWLEYSEDSHRAYCFYCFLFSNNKNKRGGSDVFTVRGFVNWKKVHDGKKCAFSTLKIIKTRLRNTMEDDYLANSLLVNIESEIVEKYSYEDVLVHFKGVKKRRADL; encoded by the coding sequence ATGCTTAAGGGGAACACAATTGATGCGTTTTTCAAAAGAAAGAGAGGTGATTCAACTGAATGTGAAGTTGATGAACCAATAGCAACAAAAGCAATTCCTGTTCCACCTCCTCTGTTGTTGCTCGAATTTGAGCAACATGGACCACATCCTTCGATGCCTCAACAACAAGGCCATCAAACTCAAACAAATGAAGTACAATTTCGAGGGATTGAATTCTTGCAGCGGGATCGAGCACTACGTCCACAGATTTGGCAATATCCACCTAATCAAAGAGATGATGTGCGGCGAGCATATTTGAAGCTTGGTATTATGCAGCCCCGCTTGAAGAATTACAAAGCTTACGGTCCAGAAGGTCGCAAACGGGGCTGTAAATATGACTGGTTCAAGGATTTCCCATCATGGTTGGAGTACTCGGAGGACAGTCATCGTGCATATTGCTTCTATTGTTTCTTGTTCAGCAACAATAAAAACAAGCGAGGTGGTTCAGATGTCTTTACTGTGCGAGGATTTGTAAATTGGAAGAAGGTCCATGATGGAAAGAAATGTGCATTCTCTACTTTGAAGATCATCAAGACAAGGCTACGTAATACTATGGAAGATGATTATCTAGCCAATAGCTTGCTAGTAAACATAGAGAGTGAAATTGTGGAGAAGTACAGCTATGAAGATGTTCTTGTGCACTTTAAGGGTGTAAAGAAACGAAGGGCTGATCTGTAG